In Drosophila subpulchrella strain 33 F10 #4 breed RU33 chromosome X, RU_Dsub_v1.1 Primary Assembly, whole genome shotgun sequence, the DNA window ATAAGCAAATATCTTGGTATACCTCAAAGAATGTCTCACACCGCAGCTAAAATATTAGATTAGCCAAGTGACCCAGATGGTCGAAAGTCAAAGAATTATCTATTTTGTTTGGGGGTGTTGGCACGTAACCCCAGCTACCCAAAAATTTGCGCTAAGAGATACCTAATAGTATAAATGCCGAAAGGCCGACAGAAAATGTGTGCAGTTTATAAAGTGCTTAGAGCAATTGAACTTTAACAAAATGGAGCATCACTTTGTCATTCTTTTGATCGTTTCCCTAATGGGAAATGGTTATTTTTTGGGACTTTCAGAGGCACAAACTTTTACCGCCCAGGATCGTAACTCTATACAGAAGTTTATGGACTCTCTGATCAGTTTTTTGGAACTGGAAGCGAGTAATGTAACTACCAGCACTACATTAGCACCCTCTTCGAATGGCACTAGTTTGGAGACCACTTCCCTGGCAGCTGGAAATTCCACTGAAGTAACAACCGAGGTTTCGAGAACTTCCACTAACTCCACATCGAGTGTTTTGGATAGTACCACATCGAGTGTTTTGGATAGTACCACTTCGAGTGTTTTGACTACCTCGACTTCCAGTTTAAATTCCACAACGGTGGCTAACACAACTACGACTATAAGCACCACCACATCCCAACCCACAACCATTAGAACAAGGATTTGCTTTAAGCGTTTCTGCTATAAGTTCAGCAACGATAAGGGTTATATAGTCTAAatggaataaaaataatattcaaaaatatttgttttctttaattcttttaaagaccaaaaatcaaaatatacCAAATCAATTAGTAAGGAATTCAGAATTCAAAAACCCCTTGGGCATTGTTTTACCTTTGGCATTTGGAGTTTACCATAAAATATGTAATTGAAAGGGCCATTATTGTTTTGGCTGTAAGTCAAAGTGCCTAGAGAGAttggaaaaatatttccattCATGTAcgatgtatatatgtatgtatatagaaTTTGTTTCGCATTTCTGTTCAAAAGTTGAAGTCTCTTTTGGCCCCCAGAGGCCTTAACAaattatttcaattaaaagtTTTCGAGCAAAGCACTTAATGCCACACAAGTTGGGCGTTATGTGCGCAAATCTTAATTGTGCTAACAAGCTATACATTTGTATCGCAACCagtacatatatacatatatatacaagtatatatatctgtctgtctggcgGAAAAGGCCAACTTTAACTGACAGGGAAAGCCTATTGGCAGAGGCTTTGTGGCTTTTCATTGAGTCGTaaacaaatgaaatttaattcgTGCAAGGACTTACTTGAATTTGTTTTGCAAATAGTTGAATGTGAATAATGTCAACGATGCGCCGCAGAATCAACAAGGGGATTCGCCTCAGCCCTCCACTCTTCACCCATCAATGATTTAATTCTGCATCTGATTCATCAGCATCCCCGTACATATTTGCATCCATTTTCAGTGGTCATAATTGCCAAATGAAACGAAGCCGCAAATTTGCCTGACGTTTGCGTTGCTCGattttcaaatcaaatgaCCGAAATAAGCTCCAATACAATATCTGCGTCCAAAAAAGGGGAGACAAGTGCACAAAGAGCCAAAATACATACCTTTAGACCAATTCAACAATGATTTGGCAATCGGAAGCTTATCATTGCGAGAAAATCAAACATGACCTACTAGTGCATTTGTAATCAAAACTGCAAGGCATGACCATCTGAATTGAAGGTACTCAAAGGCCGATTACAAAATACCATTTAATAAAGGGCATTTGTGGCAGGCTCACATTAGTATTAAGCTTATTAGGTGAAAGTTGGTTTATGTCTGCTAAtgttattttcattttattcaCACTGATGGATAAAATCAATACCTTCCAATTGAATTCAAAATGTCGTagcaaatattattttgtatgaTTTACATAGACATTTTgcttaattaaaaatactagtttcatataaaaatcaaagtttAAACTCTTAGCATTAACTATAAAtgttaaattataataatcatACTTATATAGcagaaaatatttacattgCATGTAAGATCTTGGGACTTACGTTTTTATCAATGTAGATAAAagttgttttattttcttaccttaatttaaatttgtatctaTAAGATGCCGCTACCTTATGTTATCTTATGTTATAAGTTATCTTTTCAAGTTATTTAACACTGCACTcaaattaaaaagaatttattaGGAAGGATAACCAATACAACTTAATTTGTATAGATATAACCTTTTTGAACGGATATGATGAGTAGCTATGGACTGAATTTAATTGGCTTCTACTTGGTGACCCCAAAAAGTGCTGATATATTAATTGTTTTTCCCATTGCCCTGGGCCCCTGTCTGTCTTTGTGTGGGTGTGACTGTGTGGGTGAGTGGTCTTCATGAGTGTGGGTGGTTCCTTCGGCTATCCTGTGAACTTTGCTGTTGGCTTCATCGCGCCACGTGCCAGTGTCATTTAATTACTGActatattgttattattatttacccccatatatatattataaatatatgcGTGTCAACAACTTAACGAAGTTATCACACACAGAgcgagagagggagagggGAGATGGAGGGAAAGAGACGGGGGACTCACGCACACCATGCCAGCGGATTAAGCGACCGCCGCGTGAAGCACTTTAAATTAGTTTCGTTGCATAAACAAGAAGCAACAGCCTCTAACAAAAGTGCTGCCCATTCGGCTATTTTATATACATTTCTCAtgagtttttaatattttttaaataataaaataatatattatattctcTATTGGCTATTATATATTTCCATTAAAAACATCCAGTATTCAGTAAATTTTTTCCAGAAGcatatttttagttttcttaATGTTTAACTAAACATGTTTCGGATTTATTCCTTCtcttagttttatttttaataaaaaatgcttATCGATATGAGTTATATTAATTCAATCGTTTATTTTAAGGTATGttgaatatttttatgttattttcaGGAGTTTTAGGATggtaataatatattttcagGTATTTCCAGCTACTCTTCTTAATCATTGGCATCACTGTGGGTGACTCGGTTAAGGGTTGGGATAGCGGGCGGTATAGATGGATGGCTGGACGGATAGAGACGCCTGTCCGCAGCTTTAAAGACAATCCCCGCGATGAGCTTATCAGCCGTCAGCCATCAACCACCATTCCCACTTTCACTCCCATTTCACCCGGCCCACAGGATTTCGTTTGTTTGTGTCAGTTTCTAGGCGAAAAAACATATCCaattacaatttaattaaGCTGATTTGAATGCGACTGTGTCGCGTTAGTTAAAAGCAAACACCACGAATGCAAACGGAAACAGATGGAGGCGATATTGCAGATGGAACCACAAACTATAAATGGAAACCAAACGAGAGTGAATATCTAAATGGAATCTGTTTGTTGTTGCCTGCTTTTGTGCTGCCCTTTTCCCCGCCCAGCAGTTGCGAATTATTTATTGCATACTCACGGGCGGCAATTCGAATTCGAGGTAACAGATTAAGTGAGAACAGAATTCAATTTGCACACGTTATAATTTAGGTTTTAAGTGGGGGCTCTTTGTTATTTCTATTATTAAAGAAAAGCTTTCCTTAATTGCATAATTTGGCTTATTTTGTATTCCCCAAAAACTAACAAAGTCTATAGTCCCTTTATACAAAAATTCTTGAGTTGGGTAAAAACATTTCACAAAGCATATATAAGAAAGAtctaatattttgtaaaaatatcaatatttagaaagacaaaatatttaaaataataacttATATTATTTAACAAAGTAAAAATGCTTAGAGTATTATAATACTTAATTGATTTTCAACTAACTTAgaagatttattttaaaaagtcatgGCAATCTAGAGAAAAATGTGTACAGATTAACAACATCCTATCAATTAAACCTTAATATTCAGTCAactttcaaattaaattattagcatatttcagtatttttaaatatattaaagtagCAATCAAAGCAGCTGAAAAAGAACCCTCAGAATAAAATgacatatatttttgaatttaaataacaTCGAGTCGTTGATTTGCATCTATAACGATCACAAATTTTCCCTAACTGGCCTTGGTTAAGTTCTCCAGATTTTCCCCATGGCTTCTGCGTTTTCCCCCTTTTCCAAAGGGGTTGCCACGCGCTGCGGCGACACTTGACCCATCGAATGACCCTCGTGATTATCGACGAAAGTGTTGTTCTGGTTTGCAATTTCACAGCCTGAGCACGCTCCACGTTGACCCACTCCATGGTGAAGCATTCAACTCCCTTTGTTCCTCGAGGGGTTGGCATTGAGGAGGGGTTGTCCAAACGGTGGTGACTGTACTTGTACTTTCGCCACAATTTCGTCAGTCTCAAGTCACTCGCTCTCGAGACAGTTTGCTTTTCTGGTCTAGGGCACTGACAATGGACCACTTCACAGGGGAACACCCTCCCGAAAAATTGCGTAATGAGCAGTCAGGTTTCTTTTGATGTACAgggtaaaaaataaatatttattaaagcactaaacattaaaaataattaaataagaaattatatGGTTAAATTTTTCCATACCCTTATGgatgttttgaaaataaatcgaaaaatgtatttattcgAAGTTCTTTAGTAAATCAATTGATCAGTActtgcattttaaaatatttaatacttaCGCCTTAAAATTATAGATCTCCCCTAGCATATAcgatttttcccagtgcagaGGACTTAAAGAGCGGATACGCAGGCAGTCTATCGAAAGACTTAGACGAAAAACCCAATTCCAATGAGGCACGATTAAAAATGAATGCTAATCGCATTAGGGCAATAAGGCGATGATGCAATAACCATGTAGCAAGTGCATTTCTGGATCGAACCTGGGGATATATAAGGATACGTAGGGCGGGGTGACGGATTACAAGCTGCCAATCCACTTGCCACATGGTTCATTGTTCGAGGGTTGCCCGTGTTTCCCTTTTTGTACtcatttctttttgttttattcttttttttccgCTTCCCCCATGGAGTCCTTTGTCCCGAACACGTTTCTGGGTGAAACATAATCCGCTTAGAGCACAAGTGAGCGATGAGCTAAGGGACAATAAGCGATCCCGAAAACAGATCATGACGGATGACGACAGGACACAATATGCCACAGAACTTTATTGGATGATAATGATAGCCGGCGAAATTTTGAACGAGTGACGTCCATGGTAGTGAATTTAGATATGTCTATCGCTGTCCTCACTGCTGCCCTCCGAAGGACTTGTTTCCTCATCGTTGGTATCCTCGGGCTCACTCTCCCCAAAAAGGGCTTCCTCCATCTCGGCGAAGAACATCAGATCGACCTCGAGCTTCATGCGACTGACCTCCTCATCGAAATCGAACTTTTCGGGGTATTTATCGTTTGGTCCGTTCTGCATCTTCTTGTGGGATCTTCACTGGGATATTAATGTATTTGAATGTGGAAAGCGATGTAGTTTAGTTGGAAATGTAAGTGTAAATGTGGAAGTAGACGAGTTTCGAAGGCTGTATGTCTTAACAACAAAACAAGGCAAACTTGatcttaaaaacatttttattagatttttgACAAGTGAAAAATAAAggctacaatttttaaaagatttgcacttaaaataaataataatagtcATAATCCTATGTTGACTTTGAGGTCCTTGAAAAGGTATCTTGAGCTGGAGTTGACTGAACTGCTTGACTGCAATCTTTTGTTGGGTTTCTGGTCGCACCATTTGAGTATATCTGTCGCTATATCCGATTATCGGAAACGGAAGAGGCCAATTCAAACAAAGCCGTGCCTGGTTTTTCTTTCCTGGATCCCTCGTTCTGGTTCTGGTTCTGGATTTCCGCCTGCAATGTGTGGTGTTGGCAAATATGAGCCGATGTGCAACTGCGTCTTACATAATCACACGGCGCACGGCGGCCTTTGTTTCGCCTTTGTTGGTTTTATGGCCATTGCCGGCACAAAGGAAAAGCCGACGAAACCAAACCCCGAAAAATCCAAAAACGGGAAAAGAGAAAAAATACCCGTAGACAATGCGTTGAAGAAATTCGCTAGAAAATGCCACGCGGTAATGACAAATATTGACATTTCCTTTCAGGGGGGGGGGCTGTTTAAACGCTCTACCCGGATCTCCAAGCGCGAAACCTTAAACCGAATTTCGGAATAAAGGCCACGCTTTCATCGATAGAACAGCGCACAAAACTCCCTGCCTAGATTAGCGGTTGGAAATTGGATGGTAACGCAGGTTCCTATGGCCACAAAAGCGATCCGATTACTTTCACACGGTTCTTGTTCTCGTTTCACGGCACGCATCTCGGGTTTCCCCACTTTCGGGCCTCGTAATTCCTGGTCAAAGCGGTCAGATGGCTGTAACTAGCCGAGATAATAAAACTATGCTGGTACTTTCCACTGATGAGCAATAAAGTAAACAATTTGCTCTGATCTAATCAAAACTGTCCGATTAATTGACCATTAGCTATTTAAGAGTAAATCAGACGGCAGGcgatttttaatatttctggGAACGATGGAACAGTTTTTAGTATGAGGGTTTATAAGATAAGGTTTCATAAAATAGTTGAAAAAGCTTACAATGGTCTTACGGGAAAACTATTGAATAAGACATATGAATACAAATAATTGTTGTGTtacctttttaaaataaagccATAACTTTTCTGGAGCTAAATTCCTCGGGGATGATCTCATGCCACATAAACCTTGAATTTGGCCTGAATGAATGTTGCCATTGTCCCGCAGCCTAAGGATGATATGTGAAAGCTGGGTGGCTCCGATGAAATCCCATCCCAATGACCACAACAAAGCATCCTTACGAGACAACCAGACGAAGCGACGCCTTATCCAACCGAAAGCTAATAATTATGGTTCAAAAAAAGGCAAAGCCGCAGACGAGATGTTTATACCCTGTAGCTCAATGGGTAAATGGGTTGGTATCTTACCTTACTAAATGTATTAcgttaatatttatattgccTATAGGAAAACCTCAACAAAAATAGCCCATAACAAGATATTAAATATtcttataaaaatttaaaaatttaaattttaataggGGGCATTTTGGATATACCCTGAGTATCCTGAAGTTGTAATTTCCCAACGACTCCTTCGATTTTTTTCAGCGATGGGCAGGACTCAGTAATGCGTTAAATGGCAACGCATTATCCACACATTCCTTGCACGGGTGAGAAGCCCTAAATTTGCACAGCTCCCGGAAATGTTGGCATGGGAATTATTttgttacatttttttttgtgttcgcATACCGCCTATGGGTGCATGGTTATATGACCATATAAcaatctatatatatatatgtacatacacaCGTGGATGTATAGCTTCAAAGTAACAATGTTGGACCGCACCACATGCAGACATACTTTGTGTTTGACCACATGGCAAAATGAGTGCCCGGCAAAGGACAAAGGAGCCGAAGGACTCAGGTGGTGCGGGTGTACGGCAGGATGTCTGTGGTCAGGACACGGCGATGCCCTCCCAATTCACGTGAGTAGGTGTAAAATTCGAATGTTATTCCCTCTCCTACCCACTGTACTGAGAAAAATAATCGTGCAATTGGGAATACCACATTCTGGATAATTGCCCTGGTATCCGCTTTTTGATTGATTGCCTAGAATTTCGGTGGAATGTGGTTTTGGACTAGAACTGAGCTAAGGTCTTGGGTaaataaaagaatatttttagAGGGCATTTCTAGAAACGTATCTATTACACACTTTTATTGCAAATATTTCACACTTTAGTtactacaaaaaatattacatttgtGAAGCCTTAggaataattaaaatgtatccAAGTATATAATAAATTTTCAACATAAAgcatattttaagaaaaaacaatcaagtaaagaaattaaaaataagacGAACATTTTTGTTAGACTCAACTTAAAGTATTCTTAACATgcatcatttattttaaatggacATAAATACTCATGAATAATCTTTTTTAGGATACCAAAATtctttttttggaaaaatacCTATAGCCAAGGgaattatacaatttttttttgtggggaGACTAAACTAAAGAGGATATGTGGATGATGAGGAGCACGCGACACTGCCGACCGAGAAACAAAAAACCAGGAGTTTGGGGATGGAATGGGACGAATGGTCGTTGTTTTGCTTTGTCGTGTTTGTTTGGTCCTTTGGTGGCGTCTCGGATGTCCTGCTCACATTGCAAACGCGACTAACGAAACGAAAGTCTGTCTGGATTAGTGGACATATCCGGGGTCGTTATTTGCCCTCGAAAGTTAATTAAGGGTTTCACAATCTATGCGGAAAATGTCAACGCGGCGAGGGAAAGTGAAATTGGGTCTCGCCGTGCATTGAACCGCAAATGAGTTTGGGAGTTCCATTCTCGCAGCCTCGCAGACTCACCTATAAAGTGCACAGAGTCCATCGAATATAGCGCACATATATGTCCACCACCCGCGGCGCAGGGATCATAATTAGCTGCGGCCGACGCTAATTGTCCTTGCCACACCCCCGTGGCCATTGTTCCCGAAATTCCCGGGATTCGAATTCGAGCCTTCTGGCTTTAGCCTGTTTTGAATGCACAATTTCGAGGCATTGGGTCGGACGACAATCTGGCTCAGATTTACTGACGCCAGGTGATTTCAGGAGCACTTTTCACCAATTGCCGGGGGAAAATGCAGCGGCTTACGCCCCTAAAATCGAAAAGAAAATATAGTGATAttcatattaaatattatttgaattcaGTACACTAAAGCAAATTTACAAATACTTTTATGTGCTATGCCaccaataataatattatttctaaGAGGATCATAATTTGTACCACTTCTAAATGTAGCATAAAATGTATACAACATTACTGACAAAAAATGGTTCACCATTTTTCAAAACCTAATTTTATGACATTTTTCACGCCACCTtccaacatttttaataaatacattttaattacgTTTCCCTAtcattttcacttttacaTTTTGTGATAGTAATGCTTGTTCTCATTTTATTCTCTGCATTTGACATTTGGTTCCATTGTTATATTGGTTATTTTTACTGCCCtctccttgttttattttataactcacttttgttttgtgaacaCCCACCTATTTTCCACTGACCACCAGCTAAATGAATATTTGGTCATCCCCTCTTCATTCAAACACTTTAAAATACCCAAGCAAAATGCGTTCAATTAAATCAAATCGTTAGAGACGCAACAGGAAATGAACTGGTCGCAATTACCGTTACCCAATGGTGACCCCGATCCTGTCCAAACTGCCCAATAGCCCCCGAATCCGGGAAATTCTATTTTGCCACCCCTACCCCTTCtagcattttcattttctccACACACAAGCAataatttttggcaatttaattgaaaaccgAAAATGGCAAGGggacgaaatgtttttaaaacaaaGGGGCGGGTTATATCAccccaaaataaataaaatatttaagggtCGGGGATGAGAATACCGAAATATCGGGGCACGCGTGCGCAACAAAGGGGGACAAATGGTCAAATGGTCACAGTCACGCGCCAAGAGCTAAAAGgtcaacaaacaaataaacaatcCATAGTCCGAgcaaaatagaaataaaacTCGGGGCGGGGGGTGCTGAAAAATAAGGGTCGTCGTCTGTGCGAAATCGCCAGGAATCGAATACCTAGCATAGTTTTTCGGATTTTTGCGGTTGCCTTTTCGGACGGAAGTTGGCTATTTTACTTATAAAGGGGGTCCCACTGCTTTGAGCTCATTAAAGGTCAACTGTGAAAATATTTCATGTCCATTTATTGTCCTGATGGTTTAATGAGACTATTTTCGAAAGACCAAGGAAGCCTCATCAACTTGTTTTTGGTGCCTGGACTCAAGGGTTATGTGGGGAGAGGAGAGGGCCATTTAATGGCATAATAATAACAGAAGGGTTCTATGGGTCCACTCAAACAGTTGAGGGGTTTCCATGGACTTTTAAGCAATGGATACTCATTAACCCATTTGCG includes these proteins:
- the LOC119557292 gene encoding uncharacterized protein LOC119557292; the encoded protein is MQNGPNDKYPEKFDFDEEVSRMKLEVDLMFFAEMEEALFGESEPEDTNDEETSPSEGSSEDSDRHI
- the LOC119557113 gene encoding chitinase 3, coding for MEHHFVILLIVSLMGNGYFLGLSEAQTFTAQDRNSIQKFMDSLISFLELEASNVTTSTTLAPSSNGTSLETTSLAAGNSTEVTTEVSRTSTNSTSSVLDSTTSSVLDSTTSSVLTTSTSSLNSTTVANTTTTISTTTSQPTTIRTRICFKRFCYKFSNDKGYIV